From the genome of Hymenobacter cellulosilyticus, one region includes:
- a CDS encoding nuclear transport factor 2 family protein: MGEQTLRGKEAVRRWMATAYEQPPVFMVKHLIAEDDFVTALGSITLPDESGKVVEYAYCDVWRFRDGKMAELQAFVIQP, encoded by the coding sequence GTGGGCGAGCAGACGTTGCGGGGCAAGGAGGCGGTGCGCCGCTGGATGGCCACGGCCTATGAGCAGCCGCCCGTGTTTATGGTCAAGCACCTCATTGCCGAAGATGATTTCGTAACGGCCCTGGGCTCCATTACCCTGCCCGACGAAAGCGGAAAAGTGGTGGAGTACGCCTATTGCGACGTCTGGCGCTTCCGCGACGGGAAGATGGCCGAGCTGCAGGCTTTCGTCATCCAGCCCTAG
- a CDS encoding TPM domain-containing protein: MPLRYFLLRALVLLTLFSAPGRQAAAQASLDRLPGPFDREGHYVSDPNKFLKPATIRYLEANLYALDMHHKAHIQVVMVRSIGKATPHKAAAKLFDRWKIEKTYRHNGLLVLVVQDQGWVEFYISSGLQQTLTLDDCKRVGRRYMVLALQQKKYDKAIRSGVDSLIHNVAPDFRLFNPDAGEVAEAFPPDVATLARIQEQDSLARIQEQDSLAAAKLAFADRSGPGNWRGDGMLVFFSVVLMFVTTGVLLSIKHVPVVLKVLVSGVSLWILAQVIRVSDEHATVPSSEPLAWTYGWSMAAVSLHLLVIRYRYRQEYAGASRIEQYTYLVKAHRRLGFLRFMMPIPLVLYWIGHRRQLSTLRNEPYQCPECTGSMYRLAKNVEHNVLQPSQKVEESIKALDYDAWECYDCQHHLVLGYLYPKTKAKECPNCSHTTLQRKSREVVERGNRRHRTWGWIIWECAFCQHIERVYFEELGTQTSSHRHHHHHHHHHDHHDDHC; this comes from the coding sequence ATGCCCCTGCGTTATTTTCTGCTCCGCGCCCTGGTTTTATTGACTTTATTCAGTGCGCCGGGCCGACAAGCCGCCGCGCAGGCCTCGCTCGACCGGCTGCCGGGCCCCTTTGATCGTGAGGGCCACTACGTCAGTGACCCCAACAAATTCCTGAAGCCGGCTACCATCCGCTACCTCGAGGCCAACCTGTACGCCCTCGACATGCACCACAAGGCCCATATTCAGGTGGTGATGGTGCGCAGCATCGGGAAGGCAACTCCCCATAAGGCCGCGGCCAAGCTGTTTGACCGGTGGAAAATCGAGAAAACGTACCGGCACAACGGCCTGCTGGTGCTGGTGGTGCAGGACCAGGGCTGGGTGGAGTTTTACATCAGCAGCGGCCTGCAGCAAACGCTCACCCTGGACGATTGCAAACGGGTTGGGAGGCGCTACATGGTGCTCGCCCTGCAACAGAAGAAGTACGACAAGGCCATCCGCAGCGGGGTTGACTCGCTGATCCACAACGTGGCGCCTGACTTCCGGCTCTTTAACCCGGATGCCGGCGAGGTTGCGGAGGCTTTTCCGCCCGATGTTGCCACACTGGCCCGTATCCAGGAGCAGGATTCGCTAGCTCGTATCCAGGAGCAGGACTCGCTGGCGGCAGCGAAACTGGCCTTCGCTGACCGGTCCGGGCCCGGCAACTGGAGGGGCGATGGTATGCTGGTGTTCTTCAGCGTCGTGCTTATGTTCGTGACAACCGGCGTACTACTCAGTATCAAGCACGTTCCGGTAGTATTGAAGGTGCTCGTGAGCGGGGTCAGCTTGTGGATATTAGCGCAGGTAATTAGGGTCTCGGATGAACATGCCACAGTGCCGTCGTCCGAGCCGCTTGCCTGGACCTACGGCTGGTCGATGGCGGCCGTCAGCTTGCACCTGCTCGTTATCCGGTACCGCTACCGCCAAGAATACGCCGGTGCCAGCCGCATCGAGCAGTACACGTATCTGGTGAAGGCCCACCGCCGCCTGGGCTTTCTGCGCTTCATGATGCCCATTCCGCTGGTGCTGTACTGGATTGGGCACCGCCGGCAGCTCAGCACCCTGCGCAACGAGCCCTACCAGTGCCCGGAATGCACGGGCAGCATGTACCGCCTCGCCAAGAACGTGGAGCACAACGTACTGCAGCCCAGCCAAAAGGTGGAGGAATCTATCAAGGCCCTCGACTACGACGCCTGGGAATGCTACGACTGCCAGCATCACCTGGTGCTGGGCTACCTCTACCCCAAAACCAAGGCGAAAGAGTGCCCCAACTGCTCGCACACCACCCTGCAACGCAAGTCCCGCGAGGTTGTGGAGCGCGGCAACCGCCGGCACCGAACCTGGGGCTGGATCATCTGGGAGTGCGCCTTTTGCCAGCACATTGAGCGCGTCTACTTCGAGGAGCTTGGTACCCAGACCTCCTCACACCGCCACCATCACCACCATCACCATCATCACGACCACCACGACGACCATTGCTAG
- a CDS encoding AAA family ATPase → MIVALHLRHFKIYKGIHFIPLSNGEKFCSLIGENGTGKSSILESIDFIINKRDVKEWPINNDAKAKGGIKGSNSPFITPTFLIKKDTLRQSTIEDAKHFKTAQRISKQLWDSTIKSTSKTSDGFNEYRNSLASRYSKDDYLLVMIGKRANEPGIYFGPIHYELGFFNSEGKHNEVELQKSFDGFYEYIISHYAYLYIPVETDAQMYTKLETQDMQKLMDKNIHKEIEKAITTKVLKGINIELNKFVEDIEATLESYQYKGKSKNSLTMPDLISKIIEAYFSIKVLNKKANDSPLVAVYDLSSGEKRKALIDVAYSFLVRNQERDKQIILAVDEPDASLHVSACYEQFSKLFELARLGHQIIITTHWYGYLPVISEGSATSMKKPLQMK, encoded by the coding sequence ATGATAGTAGCACTACATCTTAGGCATTTTAAAATTTACAAAGGGATACATTTTATTCCTTTATCAAATGGTGAAAAATTTTGCAGCTTAATAGGGGAAAATGGAACTGGGAAAAGCTCAATATTGGAATCAATTGATTTCATAATAAACAAGAGGGATGTAAAAGAATGGCCTATAAATAATGACGCCAAAGCTAAAGGGGGAATAAAAGGTTCAAATAGTCCTTTTATAACACCTACCTTTTTGATTAAGAAAGACACCTTAAGACAATCCACGATAGAGGATGCTAAACATTTTAAAACAGCTCAACGCATATCAAAACAATTATGGGATTCAACTATAAAATCTACATCTAAAACATCTGATGGATTCAACGAATATAGAAATAGTTTAGCCTCACGATACAGCAAAGATGATTATTTACTTGTGATGATAGGAAAAAGAGCAAATGAGCCAGGAATATATTTTGGACCCATTCATTACGAATTAGGATTTTTTAATTCAGAAGGCAAACATAATGAAGTAGAACTTCAAAAGTCGTTCGATGGATTTTACGAATATATTATATCCCACTACGCATATCTATACATACCTGTTGAAACAGATGCTCAAATGTATACTAAATTAGAAACCCAAGATATGCAAAAATTAATGGACAAAAATATACACAAAGAAATTGAAAAAGCAATAACTACCAAGGTATTAAAAGGAATAAATATTGAACTAAATAAATTTGTTGAAGATATAGAAGCAACTCTTGAATCTTATCAATACAAGGGGAAAAGCAAAAACTCTTTGACAATGCCCGACCTTATTTCAAAGATTATTGAAGCCTACTTTTCAATAAAGGTTTTGAATAAGAAGGCAAATGACTCTCCTTTGGTTGCAGTTTATGATCTTAGTTCAGGAGAAAAGCGTAAAGCACTTATTGACGTAGCGTATTCGTTTTTAGTAAGAAACCAAGAAAGGGACAAGCAGATAATACTTGCAGTCGATGAACCAGATGCTTCATTACATGTATCTGCATGCTATGAGCAATTTTCTAAATTGTTTGAACTTGCTCGACTCGGACATCAAATAATAATAACAACACATTGGTATGGCTATTTACCGGTTATCTCTGAAGGATCAGCTACATCAATGAAAAAACCACTCCAAATGAAGTAG